One genomic segment of Candidatus Acidiferrales bacterium includes these proteins:
- a CDS encoding TonB family protein, which produces MKKYTVLFFAAMIAAAALAGCARHESLSNGPEFYFKKIVLLTGDRRIEGRYPVSDSVAKTANVYSLSYGDSGRIREIRYTKKGNPANDPSFGSDTIVIDYSNGKEEMTFKGLSYPGRIHSQVFTLDTAGHVTGIRNYDKTGAPVEDESGAAEYKVTGGEGTRTVYSTLLDRSGAKVRDEIARFDSSGNMTEVTFLNAASGGNDDVPESIRYGYDGSGDLTHRELFGREGMPVKIGTNTWKYDQGGEMCLPYPSYEIRDARSGWKYDDHGNLIEEDDSTGNGQPSAKALYVFDRNDNLSKLAYFDGNGKMTKALGSWGQGDDVPPPDFAPVDQEPQILSQHIPAYPDSARHAGIEGRVIVKIWVDKDGKAHKAVVLRSDNPVFNQASINAAMTARFTPAILDGEPVSVWVAMPFMFKLRPR; this is translated from the coding sequence ATGAAGAAATATACCGTGCTATTTTTCGCCGCTATGATCGCCGCGGCTGCGCTGGCGGGCTGCGCAAGACATGAATCCCTTTCCAACGGACCTGAATTCTATTTCAAAAAGATTGTATTACTCACGGGCGACCGGCGGATAGAAGGCCGCTATCCGGTCTCTGACAGCGTGGCAAAGACCGCGAATGTTTACTCTCTATCGTACGGCGACAGCGGAAGGATCAGAGAGATACGGTACACGAAAAAAGGAAATCCCGCAAACGACCCGTCGTTCGGATCCGATACAATTGTCATCGACTATTCAAACGGAAAAGAGGAAATGACATTCAAAGGTCTTTCCTACCCGGGACGCATTCACTCGCAGGTGTTCACGCTGGATACGGCAGGCCACGTTACCGGCATTCGGAATTACGACAAGACCGGAGCCCCGGTCGAAGACGAGTCCGGCGCAGCGGAGTACAAAGTCACCGGCGGCGAGGGAACCCGCACTGTCTATTCGACGCTGCTTGACAGGAGCGGCGCGAAAGTCAGAGACGAAATTGCCCGCTTCGACAGCTCGGGGAACATGACAGAAGTAACATTTCTAAATGCCGCGTCCGGAGGGAACGACGATGTGCCGGAATCGATCCGATATGGATATGACGGATCGGGCGACCTCACGCACCGCGAGCTCTTTGGAAGGGAGGGCATGCCGGTAAAGATAGGAACTAACACGTGGAAATACGATCAGGGCGGAGAGATGTGTTTACCATATCCATCTTATGAAATACGGGACGCCAGATCGGGTTGGAAGTACGACGACCATGGCAACCTGATTGAGGAAGACGATTCCACGGGCAATGGGCAGCCGTCGGCAAAAGCGCTCTATGTCTTTGACAGGAACGATAACCTTTCGAAGCTTGCTTACTTCGACGGGAATGGAAAGATGACAAAAGCGCTCGGCAGCTGGGGACAGGGTGACGACGTTCCGCCGCCCGATTTCGCGCCCGTGGATCAAGAGCCGCAGATTCTCAGTCAGCATATTCCGGCTTATCCTGATTCCGCCCGGCATGCGGGAATCGAAGGGAGAGTAATTGTAAAGATATGGGTGGACAAAGATGGAAAGGCGCACAAGGCTGTTGTGCTAAGGAGCGACAATCCGGTTTTCAATCAGGCTTCTATCAATGCAGCCATGACTGCCAGGTTCACCCCGGCGATCCTGGACGGCGAGCCGGTAAGCGTGTGGGTCGCGATGCCGTTCATGTTCAAGTTGAGGCCGAGATAG
- a CDS encoding DUF262 domain-containing protein yields the protein MANKVGKPRSLKDIPVREFVDDYLYRIDLDADYQREKIWSTKQQQDLLDSIIKDIDIPKIYLVEVKDNKQFDYECIDGKQRMVTLSRFFTPTKGEDSPLTIRFLEELYTYKGLKKVHPSVAEKIENYKLSFCIYESIDDEYVREIFRRLQLGIRLNSGELLKTKTGTIRDFIYKKIGNDGLFFRHTGLSEKRFSRPFTLAQICINSFAKTKPEGEFVRARLGDIESFFEENHDLDENDENLARIKKVLKLMDAAFGKEAATISSRAVAVSAYLFVEDQFVNGKIDQIRSFAKFYIKLLNEVKHNMDLLSKYEKPKNTILIEEFQRYVLQASVEAYSIARRHNFLVKAFEYYTDFKTKGKIIGN from the coding sequence ATGGCAAACAAAGTGGGTAAACCACGTTCTCTGAAGGATATTCCAGTGAGAGAATTCGTGGATGATTATTTGTACAGGATCGATCTGGATGCGGATTATCAAAGGGAAAAAATTTGGTCGACGAAGCAACAGCAGGATTTACTGGATTCGATCATAAAGGATATTGACATTCCCAAGATCTATCTTGTCGAAGTCAAAGATAACAAACAGTTTGATTACGAATGCATTGATGGTAAACAACGAATGGTCACATTGTCAAGGTTTTTCACGCCGACGAAAGGTGAAGATTCACCTTTAACAATTCGTTTTCTGGAGGAATTGTATACCTACAAGGGACTTAAAAAGGTACATCCTAGCGTAGCAGAGAAAATAGAAAACTATAAACTCAGTTTTTGCATCTATGAATCTATTGATGACGAGTATGTTAGAGAAATATTTAGGCGTTTGCAGCTTGGTATTAGACTGAACTCTGGCGAACTTCTGAAAACGAAGACTGGCACAATCCGTGACTTTATTTATAAGAAAATCGGAAACGACGGCCTGTTTTTCAGACACACTGGACTATCCGAAAAAAGGTTTTCTAGGCCTTTCACACTTGCTCAAATTTGCATTAATTCTTTTGCCAAGACAAAACCTGAAGGAGAATTTGTAAGAGCTAGATTAGGGGATATTGAATCTTTCTTTGAAGAGAACCATGACCTTGATGAGAACGACGAGAATCTTGCTCGCATTAAGAAAGTCCTTAAACTTATGGATGCCGCCTTTGGAAAAGAGGCGGCAACCATTTCAAGCAGGGCTGTTGCTGTGTCTGCCTATTTGTTCGTGGAAGATCAATTCGTAAATGGCAAGATCGATCAGATTCGCTCATTTGCGAAGTTTTACATAAAACTACTCAACGAGGTGAAACACAACATGGATCTCTTGAGTAAGTATGAAAAGCCCAAAAACACAATTCTAATTGAAGAATTCCAGAGGTATGTTCTTCAGGCCTCAGTGGAAGCCTACTCGATAGCAAGGAGACACAACTTCCTTGTTAAGGCATTCGAATATTACACGGATTTCAAGACAAAGGGAAAAATTATCGGGAATTAA
- a CDS encoding DNA methyltransferase, translating into METAYQLSRKVVSFQANRNEPIYRWFKYREGFSSGLVKYFLENYTTTPGRILDPFAGVGTTLFAAQELGWQSYGVELLPVGTFVMKTRQAIGDVDAKKLSSVVKNFWSEFPKIKKYDTHINHITITKDAFPDETETLLNKYLTYCTTIKDERVRAVLQFAAFSVLEEISYTRKDGQYLRWDYRSKRELLGKPYNIGKILSFEKAINNKLSEIVNDLSNDGSDTLFIIHKTNNCIKHPINIIEGSCLEELPKLGDGFFDFIMTSPPYCNRYDYTRTYALELVFLGNDNDDVRNLRQSMLSCTVENKEKVDQLNQFYSSIGKSKAFERVMEVYGNSAAMMEVNSVLDELNKLEKLNNSNVPRMVKNYFLEMCFAINEMARVTRSGGYCVMVNDNVRYGGEEIPVDLMLSEFAENLGFKIRKIFVLPKGKGNSSQQMGSYGRTEVRKCVYLWQKE; encoded by the coding sequence CTATACAACGACACCGGGAAGAATTCTCGATCCGTTTGCAGGTGTGGGAACGACTTTATTTGCAGCGCAGGAACTTGGCTGGCAGTCTTACGGCGTAGAGCTTTTGCCTGTCGGCACCTTTGTAATGAAGACCCGACAAGCCATTGGCGATGTCGACGCGAAGAAGCTCTCTTCGGTCGTCAAGAATTTTTGGAGCGAATTTCCCAAAATTAAGAAATATGACACCCATATCAATCATATCACGATAACTAAAGATGCGTTCCCCGATGAAACAGAAACTTTGTTAAACAAATACCTAACGTACTGCACGACAATAAAAGACGAAAGAGTCCGGGCGGTTCTGCAGTTCGCGGCATTCAGCGTCCTCGAAGAAATAAGCTACACAAGAAAAGATGGACAGTACCTGCGTTGGGATTATCGTTCCAAGAGAGAGCTTTTGGGAAAGCCGTATAACATTGGAAAGATTCTCTCTTTTGAAAAGGCGATCAACAATAAGCTTAGCGAGATTGTAAATGACCTATCGAATGATGGATCGGATACTTTGTTCATTATTCACAAGACCAACAATTGTATCAAACACCCGATAAATATCATCGAAGGTTCATGCCTTGAGGAACTGCCGAAGTTAGGCGATGGTTTCTTCGACTTCATAATGACTTCCCCTCCCTATTGCAACCGCTACGATTACACGAGAACCTATGCGCTGGAGTTGGTTTTTCTCGGGAATGACAATGACGATGTGAGGAACTTGAGACAATCGATGCTCTCGTGCACTGTGGAGAACAAGGAGAAAGTGGATCAGCTAAATCAGTTCTATTCATCAATCGGGAAGTCAAAGGCATTTGAAAGAGTTATGGAAGTTTATGGTAACTCGGCAGCAATGATGGAAGTGAATTCAGTTCTTGATGAGTTGAACAAATTAGAAAAGCTGAACAACAGCAATGTCCCACGGATGGTGAAGAACTATTTTCTGGAGATGTGCTTCGCGATAAATGAAATGGCAAGGGTCACGAGAAGCGGCGGTTATTGTGTCATGGTGAACGACAATGTGCGGTATGGCGGCGAAGAGATACCGGTCGATCTGATGTTGTCGGAATTCGCGGAGAACCTCGGCTTCAAGATCAGGAAGATATTTGTTCTGCCTAAGGGCAAGGGGAATAGCAGTCAACAGATGGGGAGCTACGGACGAACAGAAGTCCGGAAATGCGTGTATCTATGGCAAAAGGAATAA
- a CDS encoding AvaI/BsoBI family type II restriction endonuclease — MAKGINPQTIIEKPEDLVTSKEETRAGFIKLALEKNYLAMPYIEEARALRAMAGKVQSPKELLKIEELKAGLLTASGLSEKSLKHLTDEDKTSAIKQLIEKFLEPAGDKFVDELTYRYLLTRGGKLGGEANNLAGQLGQRKFIRTLISVFNLAGITYYWKDSDSDSWIAKPNEDTDLEKRANGFYWKIGRANRLLIINTTVPAVKKNVDVCVLDGRMDDLRSDKHRESIIYSNESYIALGELKGGLDPAGADEHWKTANSALSRIRSSFRKKKLSPHTFFVGAAIENSMAKEIFNQLQNGILGGAANLTKDEQLTAICSWIVRLKAASGMVREQDESYREDLF, encoded by the coding sequence ATGGCAAAAGGAATAAATCCACAGACGATCATAGAAAAACCCGAAGACTTAGTAACCTCCAAGGAAGAAACCAGAGCAGGTTTCATTAAGCTTGCATTAGAGAAGAACTACCTCGCTATGCCTTACATTGAAGAGGCGCGCGCTCTGAGAGCAATGGCTGGCAAAGTGCAAAGCCCAAAAGAACTTCTCAAAATCGAAGAGTTGAAAGCGGGCTTGCTCACAGCATCGGGCCTTTCAGAGAAGTCACTGAAGCACTTGACCGATGAAGACAAAACCTCTGCGATAAAGCAACTTATCGAAAAGTTTTTGGAACCAGCGGGTGACAAATTTGTCGATGAACTTACCTACAGGTATTTGTTAACGCGGGGAGGCAAGCTTGGCGGCGAGGCAAATAATCTAGCAGGCCAATTAGGCCAAAGAAAATTTATTCGAACCTTAATTTCAGTGTTCAACCTTGCAGGTATCACCTATTATTGGAAGGATTCTGATTCAGACAGCTGGATCGCAAAACCAAACGAGGATACTGATCTGGAAAAGAGGGCGAACGGTTTTTACTGGAAGATCGGCAGGGCAAATAGGCTGCTTATCATAAATACGACTGTCCCGGCAGTGAAAAAGAATGTCGATGTCTGTGTTCTTGATGGTAGGATGGATGATCTGAGATCTGATAAGCACAGGGAATCAATTATCTACTCGAATGAAAGTTACATTGCTTTAGGGGAATTGAAGGGTGGGTTGGACCCGGCGGGAGCCGACGAGCACTGGAAAACAGCGAACTCAGCGTTGAGCCGAATAAGAAGTAGTTTTAGAAAAAAGAAATTAAGCCCTCACACTTTTTTCGTAGGCGCAGCTATTGAAAACAGCATGGCAAAAGAAATCTTCAACCAGTTACAAAATGGAATCCTTGGCGGTGCCGCAAATCTTACAAAGGATGAACAACTTACGGCGATATGCAGTTGGATTGTGCGTTTGAAAGCCGCCAGCGGGATGGTACGAGAACAAGACGAATCCTATAGGGAAGATCTATTTTAG